A window of the Polypterus senegalus isolate Bchr_013 chromosome 4, ASM1683550v1, whole genome shotgun sequence genome harbors these coding sequences:
- the LOC120527735 gene encoding zinc finger protein 518B, protein MNTMNPYLAPESLNLEKQCNLAVGHVNNKAVRHDGEVLTICIKCRDPGNLSSEDLNKHLPKCMREKTALVSSSCDNETHNSDYYNQHSVFNLHSSLITSGCNGNNASSEVQEKKHQGGRPSKTDRYQCNKCRFSSKDFNQFNKHVLQHNEITFNCSYCNHISYTKGESQRHLVDHTGQFPFKCKFCDYGAVRHDYIVKHTQRVHGPTRRKKMLDDLKLKAIDVTASKCSVFSPRNVNFGNKYSIENNKTETACKTGNEYSSTSIQDIRSHPYVKSSRNLLLENEYVCLSSVPSPVQLELLTPLNETLQPDKSLTVVAPSDLIVPPGCFAQLLEIKTVNETQQLVLKFIPEGSLKTDTFMDAGKTSNTNKLPDANTIISTANLPQENQSEFCKSEHVLHLGNILEKYDQNSAKLKNGSHLYDQNKHSTLCYSDDSKVIVNGPENHKPKPPKAVLAVDQPSTPLPSNRLQNKQMVCIHFAEEPLQESQTLSSSKNTSAHLQQSLQKEKNSTGNELKIKACTKDHHIGLPVSKSIVLPEVNKNILVPQNNKTDLSLKQHVNKDYKQMYDLKQDLLKEDASALIFSRTNQTVCVKNDNSCQELRTVNVPTLKDTSKKITKDKAIDEAIFNKETTAWPVISSVFSLCGGTEAIPDCIQWDKNLISFCKNKGEDSAQMVETNLGQIMCQSSVIPVISEQDHLQNKINNSVTQFVTQTCPGVTNSEVTNTISPDNSLGVYDNGTEQKISSKAEDISLVSETFTDQLKDPIASSVVNSHKHTLNGVSSVKENFENKKNVLQISLDLQNSTAGTFSSLKGTSEQASGKPEPLVENMSSSQNEEVSVDIQNLTDSVSAEPIEINATHDRLECCEDSSGNKIPSVENISSEGQPNYSDLKLSQQTNLSSSFINAPVVGLDECKERTSNNGSSACKHKDVRSFQDSPPVFIPQGTVLRVLNFNKSFPSNSLLKSQDYNDNSGERLIPRPVLFSGVEKTNIHTGAGKNTSVFNSECNLSKELCLKRTTQAEYENEQETGIEMKKSKVSENDEQRESLLIANDKVAKNMSKTQINFHLVPVRSDQNITCPDHSQPVVVLNHPELDTPEITSLMQTLKNNQDSSSNVALPEIVQCNPQQKPDADAQSETLAETVEPVNENNLLKMTLRKVCSDNYQVVGSDPKLPSILGFKCWFCARIFNNQDQWITHGQRHLTEATRDWNAT, encoded by the coding sequence ATGAACACAATGAATCCTTATCTAGCGCCTGAAAGCCTAAATCTGGAGAAGCAATGTAATTTGGCAGTCGGACACGTTAATAATAAAGCAGTGAGACATGATGGAGAGGTACTAACGATTTGCATAAAGTGTAGAGATCCAGGTAATTTGTCTTCTGAAGACCTGAACAAGCATTTGCCAAAATGTATGAGAGAAAAAACAGCTCTTGTAAGCAGCAGTTGTGACAATGAAACACACAACAGTGATTATTATAACCagcattctgtttttaatttgcacAGTTCATTAATCACCTCAGGATGTAATGGAAATAATGCTTCTTCAGAAGTTCAGGAAAAGAAGCATCAAGGTGGCAGGCCTTCAAAGACAGACAGATACCAATGTAACAAGTGTCGCTTTTCTTCGAAAGACTTCAACCAGTTTAATAAACATGTATTACAGCACAATGAGATCACCTTTAACTGTTCATACTGTAATCATATCTCTTACACTAAGGGGGAGTCTCAGCGTCACCTGGTAGACCATACAGgtcagttcccttttaaatgcaAATTCTGTGACTATGGAGCAGTTAGGCACGACTATATTGTAAAGCATACTCAAAGAGTTCATGGGCCAACAAGAAGGAAGAAAATGTTGGATGATTTAAAGCTAAAGGCGATAGATGTAACAGCATCAAAGTGCTCTGTGttcagtccaagaaatgttaatTTTGGGAATAAATATTCTATAGAAAACAATAAAACTGAGACTGCTTGTAAGACAGGTAATGAATATTCTTCTACCAGTATACAGGATATCAGAAGTCATCCATATGTAAAAAGTTCCAGAAATTTACTGCTTGAAAATGAATATGTTTGCCTAAGTAGTGTCCCCAGTCCTGTCCAGCTGGAGCTGCTTACACCTTTAAATGAAACTCTTCAGCCTGATAAGTCACTAACAGTAGTTGCACCTTCAGATTTAATTGTTCCCCCTGGCTGTTTTGCACAACTTCtagaaataaaaacagttaatgaaACGCAGCAGCTTGTCCTGAAATTCATCCCTGAAGGTAGCTTAAAAACTGACACATTCATGGATGCTGGTAAAACTAGTAATACAAATAAGCTGCCAGATGCAAACACAATAATATCAACTGCAAATTTACCTCAGGAGAATCAATCAGAATTTTGCAAGTCAGAACATGTTTTACATTTAGGAAATATTTTGGAAAAGTATGATCAAAATTCGGCCAAATTAAAAAATGGTTCCCATTTATATGACCAAAACAAACACTCTACTCTTTGTTACAGTGATGATTCAAAAGTTATTGTCAATGGACCAGAAAATCATAAACCAAAGCCACCAAAGGCAGTATTAGCAGTTGACCAACCCAGTACACCGTTGCCATCAAACAGGCTCCAAAACAAACAAATGGTTTGCATTCATTTTGCTGAAGAACCTTTACAAGAATCTCAAACATTGTCCTCTTCAAAAAATACTTCTGCTCATTTACAGCAAAGTTTACAAAAAGAGAAGAATTCTACTGGAAATGAACTTAAAATAAAAGCGTGCACTAAGGATCATCATATTGGGCTCCCTGTAAGCAAAAGTATTGTTCTCCCTGAAgtaaataagaatatattagtTCCTCAGAACAATAAGACAGATTTATCGCTTAAACAACATGTAAATAAAGATTACAAGCAAATGTATGATTTAAAACAAGACCTACTAAAGGAAGATGCCAGTGCTTTGATTTTTTCTCGTACAAATCAAACAGTGTGTGTGAAAAATGATAATTCCTGCCAAGAACTGAGAACAGTAAATGTGCCTACACTTAAAGATACAAGTAAAAAAATCACCAAAGATAAGGCCATTGATGAAGCAATATTCAACAAAGAAACCACAGCCTGGCCTGTAATTTCCTCTGTATTTTCACTGTGTGGAGGGACAGAAGCAATCCCAGATTGCATCCAGTGGGATAAAAATCTTATAAGCTTTTGCAAAAATAAAGGAGAAGACAGTGCTCAGATGGTAGAAACTAATCTTGGACAGATTATGTGTCAGAGCAGTGTAATTCCAGTAATTTCAGAACAAgatcatttacaaaataaaattaacaacagtgTTACTCAATTTGTCACCCAGACGTGCCCAGGAGTTACTAATTCAGAAGTAACTAATACAATTTCTCCTGATAATTCATTGGGTGTTTATGATAATGGCACAGAACAGAAAATTTCTTCTAAAGCTGAAGATATCAGCCTTGTCTCAGAAACTTTTACAGACCAATTGAAAGACCCCATTGCATCCTCTGTGGTAAACTCACATAAACATACACTAAATGGTGTTTCATCAGTAaaggaaaactttgaaaacaaGAAGAATGTACTACAGATATCTCTGGATTTACAAAATAGTACTGCAGGAACATTTTCCAGTCTGAAAGGGACTAGTGAACAAGCATCTGGAAAACCTGAGCCTTTAGTGGAGAATATGTCAAGTTCTCAAAATGAAGAAGTTTCGGTTGATATACAAAATTTGACAGATTCAGTTTCAGCCGAACCCATTGAGATAAATGCTACACATGACAGACTTGAATGTTGTGAGGATTCATCTGGCAACAAGATTCCATCTGTTGAAAATATTTCTTCTGAAGGACAACCTAACTACTCTGATTTGAAATTATCCCAACAGACTAATTTATCTTCATCTTTTATAAATGCTCCAGTAGTAGGACTCGATGAATGTAAAGAAAGAACGTCAAATAACGGTAGTTCTGCATGCAAACATAAAGATGTTCGGAGCTTTCAAGATTCTCCACCTGTGTTCATTCCACAAGGTACTGTTCTAAGAGTGCTGAACTTTAATAAATCATTTCCTTCAAACAGTTTGTTAAAAAGCCAGGACTATAATGATAATTCCGGAGAGCGATTAATTCCCCGTCCAGTGCTCTTTAGTGGTGTAGAAAAGACCAACATTCATACTGGGGCTGGGAAAAATACAAGtgtttttaattctgaatgtaacTTATCAAAAGAACTGTGTTTAAAAAGAACAACACAGGCAGAATATGAAAATGAGCAAGAGACAGGTATAGAGATGAAAAAATCCAAGGTCTCTGAAAATGACGAGCAAAGAGAATCACTTTTAATAGCAAATGACAAAGTTGCCAAAAATATGTCAAAAACTCAAATCAATTTCCATCTTGTTCCTGTAAGAAGTGATCAGAACATTACGTGTCCTGATCACAGTCAACCAGTAGTTGTTCTAAATCATCCTGAGTTAGATACTCCAGAAATCACCAGTTTGATGCAAACCCTCAAAAATAATCAAGATAGCTCTTCGAATGTTGCATTACCAGAAATTGTTCAATGCAATCCACAACAAAAGCCAGATGCAGATGCCCAATCAGAGACATTGGCTGAAACTGTCGAACctgttaatgaaaataatttactCAAAATGACACTAAGAAAAGTTTGTTCTGATAATTATCAAGTGGTGGGCAGTGATCCAAAGTTACCTTCAATTTTGGGTTTTAAATGCTGGTTCTGTGCAAGGATCTTTAACAATCAAGATCAATGGATCACACATGGACAAAGGCATTTAACAGAGGCTACAAGGGATTGGAATGCAACTTGA